The DNA window TGGATCGGATGTCGTTGGGCTCCGTGATCGACAAAATCGCCGTCAGGATGACGCCAAGGCCGGCGCCAAAGAAGCCTCCATAGACGCAGGCCATTCCGAGGAGCGTCGCACTGAAGCCAGTCGGCAACATATTGTCGATGCTGTAATGGCGGACGGAGCATGCCTGGATTCGCGGCGCAAAGGCAAAGAGCAGCGTCGCGAAGGCGATCAGGGCCGGCACCGGCAGGGTAAAGAGACGTTCGGGAAGGAGCAGCAAGGCAACTGCTCCGATCGCTCCGCCGAGAACGGCCACAACCACGAATGAGACCGTGCGCATCGTCGGCGCCGGCAGCTTCCTGCGATCGGCAAGAGCAGCGATCAAATGACCAGGTGAAATTGCGACGGCATTCGATGCGTTGGCGATGATGGCCGGTAAACCCGCTGCCAACATCGCCGGAAATGTAATGAGCGTCGCGCCTCCGGCCAGAGCGTTGATGAGACCGCCGACAGTTCCCGCCGATAACAACAACACACCCGTATTGAAATCCATGCCTCACCTCTCGGATGACGAGAGGGATAGCTGCTTGCGCATTGGTATGTCTGGAACGTCTGTGACCGGATTCAGCTATGCCGGTAGAGACCCGGCGTAGTTCCAAAAGTCATCCGGAACAGCCGTGTGAGGTGGCTCTGATCCGAAAATCCCGTATCAGCCGCCACCGCGGCTATCGGCTGGCCGTCTCTCAGCAATTGTCGGGCGCGGTTCAACCGGAGAAGGATTCGGAAAGCATGTGGAGCAATGCCGAGTTCGCGCGTCACCAGTCGGCTGAATCCTTCGCGGCTGCGGTCAAAGCTGGCGGCAATTTCGCCGATCCGCCTGAAGTTGTGCGCCAAAGTAGTGCCGAGCTTGATTTT is part of the Bradyrhizobium canariense genome and encodes:
- a CDS encoding sulfite exporter TauE/SafE family protein, which gives rise to MDFNTGVLLLSAGTVGGLINALAGGATLITFPAMLAAGLPAIIANASNAVAISPGHLIAALADRRKLPAPTMRTVSFVVVAVLGGAIGAVALLLLPERLFTLPVPALIAFATLLFAFAPRIQACSVRHYSIDNMLPTGFSATLLGMACVYGGFFGAGLGVILTAILSITEPNDIRSIKALKNFLATCVAFAATVIFIVQGAVRWPETTVTLVGAMIGGYGGGHLIRVLPANYVRQFVIVAGAAMTVIYAGRYWL